DNA from Rosa rugosa chromosome 6, drRosRugo1.1, whole genome shotgun sequence:
CTGGTTGAGCATATAAAATCGAATTTCAAACAGTAAGCAATATCTCCACTAACAATATGCTCTATGAATCAACCACCAATAATTATTATTCACTTAAGTTCACACCAATGCATATGAATTAAAAACCATTCCGCAAATTTGAGATTAATGATGAACAGATTTGAACATTACTAACCTTCTCAGCTAAAACACGATCACCCACATCAAGAGTAGGGTACATAGAAGTGAAAGGACTGGACCTAGGCTCGGCCAAGGAGGACCAAAACAGCACGCTGACAGTCACAGACTATCTTTTGGAGGAGATTTAGTCTGAAATTTCACCGCTTCCCACGCCTTGAATATAGACATTATGATCATATTCAATAATCCCAAAAACCATGCAAACACAGGAACCACAGCAAACCCAAGAACTCGAGCAACACGAAATCTGTCACGCTCTATGTCAAGACTAAAACTTAAAACCATAATCTGACATAACCGAAGAACACTCAAGTCTTACCAAGAAAGATAAAATGTCATCCTATAATCTTCAAGTTTGCACTTTTCCACACCCACAGTAACTTTATATATATTAGCAAGAAGAACAAAATTAATAAGTTCATAACTTGTGAAACAATAGCATCAATTTCATCAATTGCGCCTAGAAATTACCTTCACCCGTAGATTTTTGGCATCTGCAGCTCCACCGTTTTCCCCAATCAGCCCAACCAACCGCCCAGAACCTCTATCTGCAAtcaatcaaatacaaattcctCAGAAGAACCAAACTTTCGAATCAAATAGTGGACAGCCAAAACCTAATCAACCCCCACTCTCTGTCAATTCAACTCAGAAATGAAAGAAACCGATCAAATTAAACAgacccagaaaaaaaaagagaatttgTGCTCTGAGGCTAAAGCCCCATCAGAACACACACAATTTTCAACTAATcactcaaagaaagaaaaatacaacCAAATACCATACCTGTTCCACTTGTTTTCAACCCAATCTTCTCGTCACAAACTGGACCCAATCAAAACTCAAATCACtggatacaaaacaaaaacgaaGTAAACACCGATTATAACCACTACAAAACTGAAAAACACACATAACAAATTGAAGAAAATCAGCTTGAATAAAACACAACCAATACAAAACAGCAAAGCTCAATACCTCTCTCTTTCTGCCTGCAACGATGAGAGATCAGatctttctctctatctctagATCGTTCTGGCACTCTCAGTCtacagctctctctctctctctttctatctcTCGATGATTCTGGATTCTCgacaaaaaaaacacacacaaaaaaaaaaaccattttgTGATTGATATATTAAACAGCAGTTGTAATTTCCATTTTCACCCACAGCTACGTCATTTCCCACCCCCAATCTCAACTCACCACCTCAACTCATCTTTAGCACATGCTCTCCCCAAAAACCCACCACAGCAATTTTCTTACTCCCCAAAAGCACCTACACCAATTTTGTGATTCAAACCCAAAGTCAGGAACATCTGCGTCATTTCCCACCCCTGATGAACAATTGAAAACAGTGAACTCAGCTTTAGTAGTTTAGTATATGTATAATAATTTCTTATATGTTAGCTGACTTAGCTCTTCTAATTATACGAACCTTACTTCACAGTTTCTCAACTCTTGTAGCTACTAAAAGTTTTGGATCCACTCACTAAACatctgtgtttgtgtgtgtgtgctgGAGCTAATGGACATGGATTCTGTATATATATGGTTGTTAGTTTATCTAGATCTGCTACTTCATATAGATTTTTGTTTCAATCATTAGCACTATTAAGATAGATTTTTGTTTAAATCATTAGCACTATTAAGCAGACTTTCTTGACCATTTGTACAACAGAATAGTTTATTGAAAAGGATAGAAACAACCAATACCACTTACTAGTACAGTAAGATCACATTACAATAGCAAAGTTTCACTAGATAAACTAGAGAAATCTCCTCTGTTTATTACTCAGTAGTCAGTGCATGCTATGCGTTTGAGTAAAACGAATAAACTAACAGCTTTCACTGATTCAAAGACGGAGGTGGATTCTTCATATTTCTTGCAAAATGTGTCAAAGAACTCATCTAAAATCTCTTCTCCAAAATGCGCTCGAATCATATGCTCCATTCCGGCTCTCACAGTTACGCGAAACACATTGGGCTGTGGCTTTGCTTGAGGCAAGTTTTCCATTCTCTCTATGCTAAAACATCCATTGCCTTTCACAATGGCTTCCACTTCTTGGAGAGAAGCATTATATATTGGTAGATTGAAGGAGTCCACTTTGTCTTCGGCAATGACACCCTACATAGGAAAATGAAAAGTCAATCACCAGCATAATCTTAAGTCTTAACTTCAAGAACTTTATAACGAGGTGCTTGTGATTGTTCCTTATGTGCAAGAATGCAATGAAAGAAAATTTTGTACCTTCTTGGCCATGTCCATGAGACAGGAACCAAATAGGTCTAGTGACATGTTGTAATAGGTATGTGCATGAGGGGTTTCATTGGCGCGGCCGGGAACAACAAATGCCATCAACCCTCCTCCAACGATCTCTTGTGCTCGAGCATTTAGAAAGCACTCCATGTCCTTGGCATATTGGGCTGAATATGCCTCAACAACTTGGTGTGCAGAATTTGAGTAATGAACCCTGCCTTTGTTCCAAGCAGGGGAGCTCCTGTCCAACACTTCCTCAGGCACTTTAGAGAGACACTGCAGAGAAAATGAAGAGTATACAAAGTGAAGATGTGCCTTGGGAAACAAGCGAGAGTAAAAAGATCCCGGTACGCCCATTGCGAAGTAATTCCTGTCTGGGGGGAGGGATTGGAAGAGCTGATTGAAATCATTTCCAGCTTGATCACTGAAAAAGACTTGAAACTCGGGGACCTCAGAATTGCGCCCTTGGGTTCGGTACTTGTCCTCCACAGCTTCAATTATGTTTTGCACAGCTAGGAATGTGTTAGGCCCCATAGCGCAGCCTAAATCTGTAACTCGAAAGGTGTTGGAGGATGAGAAGCTTTCGATGTCAAGCTTGTCGAAAACTGCCTCTTTGATCAGTTCCTTGGCAGCATCTATAGCATTTCTCTGCAAAAATTAAGCTAATGGGTTACTTACTTATTTTGTCCCCATCAATGCACAAAGAAGTATGTAGTGGTGATAAAATGAAAGTTATAACATGCTTGCTAATTTGCTATACCTGAAAAGAAGAGTATTTGCTATAGCTGTAGAGACTATCTGCACCATTCACTCTTGTTGCCATGTCTTAATTTCTTGTTGCTTTCTACTATGATTTTGATCATTTGATTGGTCTACAATCCCCTATTTATAACTTTGCAAAGCCCTTTACTAGATTCGAAATGGGAAACAACTCATCAGATTGCTAAGGCGGCTTGAACTTTTCTCAGGAAATGAAGCCATTAATGGAGCAAGATGTCCGCAGCTGCATGGTATATATATTCAAGTTAAGGAACAGTCAAAAAGAGGATTGATAGAagtcattcaaaaaaaaaaaaacaccataaAGTCTGCAAGATAAACAATAAACAATCTAAATAGCAAATGAGGATTGATGAGAAGTCATAAATCTGAAAATATTATTTTGGTCAACTTTGGCGAATGTTGTCATCGAACTCATCATGTAGTCATTATGTGGTTAATTGGCCAAAAGGAAGTAACAAAGCTGGAGGAAGTCAATCTTGGAAACTTGAGGTTGCTGCTGCTTCGAAGAAAATAGCGTCAGTTTAGTTCTGCTAAAAGAAATCTGGAAATGGAGGAGGATAAGGTGGTGACGGAAGCTGATGTGGAGGAGGACCTCACTACAGTTTTGTTGAAGTTagggttttttctttcttgcccTAACAGGCTAACATTGTCTCGAGTTTAGTTCTTGGTCATATTACTATGGTGATATCGATCATTAGGTTGCTTAAGGGTAGCATGCATGGCTTGATATTGATGTGGCTCTTTTGGGTAAGTCATGTTGTATAATTACCTACCTTTGGTTATATTAGAGGAGTGGcgtccttttttttctttttcttttttaacaaaAAAGATAAATTAACCGGTTAATTGAAGGATAATACAATATGGATCAGTTTCCATTGAAGCGGGTCAACCCAAATCCACTAGTAAGTAGTACTACCCTTTTCTGAAACCTCAAATCAAATTCTATTGTTTCACCGAAGTTCCTAGCTATGTCCTAGTGTTTCTCCAATCTAAGGATTAGTAAGTATTGCAAGTATAATAGCAGGCTGAAATACAAACGCAATACTCTGCTTCAGTGTATCCTCTGCTTCTGCAACGCAATATTACTGGGTAAGTACTAAGTTGTTTGCGACTTTGCTAAAAAATTATCGCTGACCATATTTCCTTTTACCCTAATACTTATATTGCTCATCATGCATGGTTCATTTGAAATCTTATAAATGCAGTATAgatcataaattcataatgtAAATATCTGAATTTTGATGTATTGATTTTGTAATGTGTACTCTCATAGAGCCTTGCTGAATAAGGGGACATTATGATTCATTATTGGGATTATGGTTGACAATTTTTACTTCAACAACATATAGGGTTCCTCGATCAATGAAATATCTTACTCCAGGTAAATCCTTAATTAAACTACGTTCATTCCAAACATAATTTGATTAACGCTTCCGTCTCTCATGTTATGCCTCTGTTTCTTATTATATATAGTAGGCTACTAGGCTTACAAATTTATGTAGCAGCAATTTTACTTGTCTTTTCATAATACGCTTCAAGGACACAAAGAAAGCTAGCTAATTGCATTCCTTACTCAAAATGGGTTGCTCTTCAACTTTTTTTCTTACTATAAAATTCAAACAGTTCATCCaatatttcttctccaaaatgcTTTTTGACGAGTCCTTCCGCCAGCTCTCATGTCACTTGCAAATTGATGGATTTTAGCGGCAGTGTCTAGTGGCAAGACAAAATGTAGGTGCTCGATCCATTTTCTTTGACTAAGTCAAGGAAAAAGCAGATTAATTAAGAGAATTAGAAGCAGCAGACACAAGGAAAAGTCCATGGTGGTGATGCAGTGTAAGATAATTTCTAGTCATCTTTTTGCTtacctttttcttttgaatGATTAGGAATGATCGATATTTACTGTCGGTAAGTTGGTTTAACATTGATGTCCATTAGCTTAATTGGACTGTCATTTAAATTTTAGTGTAGACTAATAGCCAGCTGATCATTGCAATACTTTCTTGTTTATCTCTACACGACAGTATTCTTATTgggataatgaccacttacccatagAATACCAAAATACACCCCATAcactccaccaacttattttcaaccccactcacacaaaagttttctctttctcttccaactattcctttcacttaatgtttgtcacgccccgaattttgaataataaattcaaatccgaaacctgaataattacaattacaaaaaaacaaatctcgaaacttcgagttcattattacaattcactctcacaatatattataaagctcaaatgagcataacacacctcacaacttacaattgttgtaaaactctaacaattgctctaaccgcacgatcaccgtcctggttctcctgtcctgtaggattacccgctacacaatttgaatagtgtaccgggagttgcaacaacacaaaacccggtaagctttttacagccagtatgagtaaacaagaaagaactgttgatttattagatttcaagactaccacaaacccacgttactttctcactctcatatatatatatagacacttatgagttactctcaatttagctcataagatcactcactctcatatatatatgtagacacttatgagttactctcaatttagctcataagatccctcactctcatatatatatatagacacttatgagttactctcaaattcgctcataagatttcccaacatttggtagacagactcatatatatatatatagacccttatgagttactctcaatttccctcataaggttaccatatatatattgacacttatgagttactctcaatttcactcataaggtcactccacatttggcagacagactagagctctaactgaacgtaaccactcgtccggccacagacgtgattacgatttaatactattaataaccaccagcccggtacgagagcgtgattcactaatagatgccatggtcacctcgtgacctagtgatctccacagatcacaacaatttattgttcctcaacaataaaactcaacacctctcacaatatattgtttctcaacaataaactcaatacctctcacaatatattgtttctcaacaataaactcaacacaactccaacaatacatattatttcacgtaataatatatatacagacattcacacaggaatgtctagtaataccaacaatagttcatatgattgcaacaaaataagcaattaattgtattgggttcgtaatatgaaccacgtgaggtttactcacctcgataatcccgctgcgtcttcaattcagctcaaaatacgatccacaatcgtccaccaactcaaaccgtcaatcacctagtccaataatgatcttgacttagccaacaactcaaatatgaaattaaacgacgatccaacgctcagattcaaattaaacgatgatccaacggtcggatctgaatttaatgatgatccaacggtcggatcctcacggatcgcctttaggatcatcctccaaaattatcacgaagatccaacggtcagatcttcctgaatcgcctttactaacatctccacaaaattatatgaaaatccgacggtcagattctcacgaatcgccttccgaatcactatttctcaattatacgaagatccaacggtcggatcttcgtccgtgacctcacaaggtcaccgggacagtcatacgatcaacatatccaaaattgaagcaaaaccgatggtcagatcttcacagatcgtaaaccgaagataaacgtaaaaacgttaaatagtaacgtcaaaacgtaaatccactatttatcaactttttctaacatgaccatgt
Protein-coding regions in this window:
- the LOC133714072 gene encoding loganic acid O-methyltransferase-like, with translation MATRVNGADSLYSYSKYSSFQRNAIDAAKELIKEAVFDKLDIESFSSSNTFRVTDLGCAMGPNTFLAVQNIIEAVEDKYRTQGRNSEVPEFQVFFSDQAGNDFNQLFQSLPPDRNYFAMGVPGSFYSRLFPKAHLHFVYSSFSLQCLSKVPEEVLDRSSPAWNKGRVHYSNSAHQVVEAYSAQYAKDMECFLNARAQEIVGGGLMAFVVPGRANETPHAHTYYNMSLDLFGSCLMDMAKKGVIAEDKVDSFNLPIYNASLQEVEAIVKGNGCFSIERMENLPQAKPQPNVFRVTVRAGMEHMIRAHFGEEILDEFFDTFCKKYEESTSVFESVKAVSLFVLLKRIACTDY